From Actinopolymorpha sp. NPDC004070, the proteins below share one genomic window:
- a CDS encoding SHOCT domain-containing protein, producing the protein MTKQEADYQDCVRQTTRIQSQAAELIKLAQLRDDGDLSEAEFQNAKSNILT; encoded by the coding sequence GTGACGAAGCAGGAGGCCGACTACCAGGACTGCGTACGGCAGACCACACGGATCCAGAGTCAGGCGGCCGAACTGATCAAGCTCGCCCAGCTCAGGGACGACGGCGACCTCTCCGAAGCCGAGTTCCAGAACGCCAAGTCGAACATCCTCACCTGA
- a CDS encoding GAF domain-containing protein translates to MELRRELGELLRSACRMAGASHAALAVAESNWNVAEFLTCDLDEQCGPDVAWPSVKECLDLTSNSQRTVRVPAPEGDGLPECPPHPQITSLLAVPVRLRSESYGCLCLLNKAGDADFTDQDEEMAAEIATSAARAVEISRLHRQRRRRERWLKGASELTTMLLGEVDLYEAMRLVTRRVREISGAEFSSVVLCTPDDHSEFAYNAVDGLGLGGSVVRIHRPGIAASVIDSGRPVVTNDLTQDERYNPPVEWRERLGVLGRAMFMPLTASEQVLGTLVVGWRKGSPEESMAAREAQNVQIFAGHAALALQQVRVRHERTRHGLWVEATSRLASLLLREVDRDEAMRLVVDQLRGISGADFSGILLVDPSDTDSVSTVVFEGVGLPSVPSDVNIPRQGLVASVIESGRRVVSADYARLEGHLPPSAWRVALSVVGLGMLVPLVADGQVLGVLFAAWRRGSPHENIAAGEVEQVQTFADLASLALQRVRTQNDHEELLLLQDRQRISHDLHDHVLQHMFGISLRLKSALDLQADLEARQRVGEAIEDLDETSRQVRAVVFGPSHDDVG, encoded by the coding sequence GTGGAGCTGAGGCGGGAGCTGGGGGAGCTGCTCCGGTCCGCTTGTCGTATGGCCGGAGCCAGCCACGCAGCGTTGGCGGTGGCCGAATCCAACTGGAATGTCGCCGAATTCCTCACCTGCGACCTTGACGAACAATGCGGACCTGACGTCGCCTGGCCTTCGGTGAAGGAATGTCTTGACTTGACGTCGAACTCGCAGCGGACCGTGCGAGTTCCTGCACCCGAAGGCGACGGACTTCCAGAATGTCCACCACATCCCCAGATCACGAGTCTGCTGGCTGTGCCAGTTCGTCTGCGGTCGGAGTCATACGGGTGCCTGTGCTTGTTGAACAAGGCTGGTGACGCCGACTTCACCGACCAGGATGAGGAAATGGCCGCCGAGATCGCCACCTCCGCGGCCAGAGCCGTCGAGATTTCTCGACTTCACCGGCAACGGCGCCGGCGAGAACGATGGCTGAAAGGGGCGTCTGAGCTGACGACCATGCTGCTGGGTGAGGTCGACCTGTACGAAGCGATGCGGCTCGTCACCCGGCGCGTACGCGAAATCTCCGGTGCGGAGTTCAGTTCAGTCGTCTTATGCACTCCTGACGATCATTCTGAGTTCGCGTATAACGCTGTTGACGGCCTCGGCTTGGGGGGCTCCGTCGTTCGAATTCACCGGCCGGGCATCGCAGCTTCGGTGATTGACTCCGGGCGCCCCGTCGTCACCAATGATCTCACGCAGGACGAGCGCTACAATCCGCCCGTGGAGTGGCGGGAACGCCTGGGCGTCCTCGGCCGTGCCATGTTCATGCCGCTAACCGCATCAGAACAGGTGCTGGGCACTCTCGTCGTCGGTTGGCGGAAGGGTTCGCCGGAGGAAAGCATGGCCGCCCGCGAGGCCCAGAATGTTCAGATCTTCGCCGGCCACGCGGCGCTTGCGCTGCAGCAGGTACGGGTGCGACATGAGCGGACTCGTCACGGGTTGTGGGTCGAGGCCACCTCAAGACTTGCCAGTCTGTTGCTTCGCGAGGTCGACCGCGACGAGGCGATGCGCTTGGTGGTCGATCAACTGCGCGGGATCTCCGGCGCTGACTTCAGTGGCATTCTCCTCGTCGATCCGTCTGACACCGACAGCGTCTCTACGGTCGTGTTCGAGGGGGTTGGCCTGCCGAGTGTGCCGTCCGACGTGAACATCCCGAGACAAGGCCTCGTGGCTTCAGTCATCGAATCGGGCCGGCGTGTCGTCAGTGCCGACTACGCCCGTCTGGAGGGTCACCTGCCGCCTTCCGCCTGGCGGGTCGCACTGTCTGTGGTCGGGTTGGGCATGCTCGTTCCGCTGGTTGCCGACGGGCAGGTGCTGGGCGTTCTGTTCGCCGCTTGGCGGCGCGGGTCGCCCCACGAGAACATTGCTGCGGGCGAGGTGGAGCAGGTGCAGACTTTCGCCGACCTGGCCTCGCTGGCTCTGCAACGGGTCCGAACACAGAACGACCATGAGGAACTGCTCCTCCTGCAAGACCGTCAGCGGATCAGCCACGACCTGCACGATCACGTGCTCCAACACATGTTCGGTATCAGTCTCCGCCTCAAAAGCGCCCTCGATCTACAGGCCGATCTGGAGGCGCGGCAACGGGTGGGCGAAGCGATCGAGGATCTGGACGAGACCAGCCGGCAGGTTCGTGCCGTGGTATTCGGGCCTTCGCATGATGACGTCGGTTGA
- a CDS encoding alpha/beta fold hydrolase → MKWKACPEYSDEVLDWMGIRGKAWFRATMARMGCGTVEVPLNYADSSGRSIGVAVTRLPATDQAHRLGSLAVNPGGPGGSGYLMPIELSQPGAPTAKLNERYDLIGFDPRGVGYSTKVDCEAYGPAGVQAQGLAGLHGLAGLQGLQAQDASPSQITEDDARRTYDKQAQANQDCAQTDPAFIGQLTTGNVARDLDRIRIGLGEDKLSYLGVSWGSWLGPVYRSLFPGKVGRMWVDSVAPPDPRMDAFEAGRAKATAMDFSRMAAWMARFDDTYGFGTTSEQVEAALAELRRDFDARPRTFTDLERPVDGFVIAISAAQPSVAWPLAAKVLAELRDATGPTAPPTVKEVLGGGERTPPPVGVPEMDNSTANQAIFCNGDGGARDFDSAWAAYQDGLTRYPVTGVLRFPIPSCAGWPLPVEHIRLLHTGGSLQLSGHRYESVSAYEWTGDMQDAVGGKIFTVEDDMHGSALMEPGCATHIVAYLDTGDPGATGCQGVPVPTGPDDLPKVGSELAGTQPQFAATSARR, encoded by the coding sequence ATGAAGTGGAAGGCCTGCCCCGAGTATTCCGACGAGGTTCTGGACTGGATGGGGATCCGCGGCAAGGCGTGGTTCCGGGCGACGATGGCCCGGATGGGCTGCGGAACGGTCGAGGTTCCCCTGAACTACGCCGATTCCTCCGGCCGGTCGATCGGCGTCGCGGTGACCAGACTGCCGGCAACCGACCAGGCACACCGGTTGGGCAGTCTCGCCGTCAACCCCGGCGGTCCGGGCGGCAGCGGTTACCTGATGCCGATCGAGCTGAGCCAGCCCGGGGCGCCGACCGCGAAGCTGAACGAACGGTACGACCTGATCGGCTTCGATCCGCGCGGTGTCGGCTACAGCACGAAGGTCGACTGCGAGGCCTACGGCCCCGCGGGCGTACAGGCACAGGGCTTGGCTGGTCTCCATGGCTTGGCTGGTCTCCAGGGCTTGCAGGCGCAGGATGCGTCGCCCAGCCAGATCACCGAGGACGACGCCAGGCGAACGTACGACAAGCAGGCGCAGGCGAACCAAGACTGCGCCCAGACTGATCCGGCGTTCATCGGACAACTGACCACCGGCAACGTGGCTCGCGACCTGGACCGGATCCGGATCGGGCTGGGCGAGGACAAGCTGAGCTACCTCGGGGTGTCCTGGGGGAGTTGGCTGGGGCCGGTGTATCGCAGCCTGTTCCCCGGCAAGGTGGGCCGGATGTGGGTCGACAGCGTCGCGCCGCCCGACCCGCGGATGGACGCGTTCGAAGCCGGACGGGCGAAGGCCACCGCGATGGACTTCTCCCGGATGGCGGCGTGGATGGCGAGGTTCGACGACACGTACGGCTTTGGCACGACATCTGAGCAGGTCGAGGCCGCACTGGCCGAACTGCGGCGGGACTTCGACGCCCGTCCCAGGACGTTCACCGACCTCGAGAGGCCTGTCGACGGGTTCGTGATCGCGATCTCGGCCGCCCAGCCGTCCGTCGCCTGGCCGCTCGCAGCCAAGGTTCTCGCGGAGTTGCGAGATGCGACCGGCCCGACCGCGCCGCCCACGGTCAAGGAGGTGCTCGGCGGCGGCGAGCGCACCCCACCGCCGGTCGGGGTGCCCGAGATGGACAACAGCACGGCGAACCAGGCGATCTTCTGCAACGGAGACGGTGGTGCACGCGACTTCGACTCTGCGTGGGCGGCCTACCAGGACGGCCTGACGCGTTACCCCGTCACGGGTGTGTTGCGCTTCCCCATTCCGTCGTGCGCCGGCTGGCCACTGCCCGTCGAACACATCCGACTCCTGCACACCGGAGGTTCGTTGCAGCTGTCGGGGCACCGCTACGAGTCCGTTTCGGCGTACGAATGGACCGGTGACATGCAGGATGCGGTCGGCGGGAAGATCTTCACCGTCGAGGACGACATGCACGGCTCAGCATTGATGGAGCCCGGCTGCGCCACCCACATCGTCGCCTACCTCGACACCGGCGACCCCGGCGCCACCGGATGTCAGGGCGTACCGGTGCCGACCGGACCGGACGATCTGCCGAAGGTCGGATCCGAGCTCGCGGGCACCCAGCCGCAGTTCGCGGCGACGTCGGCGCGCCGCTAG
- a CDS encoding sensor histidine kinase encodes MYERAAALWAWARRPGIQDAGLAAVLFVSSVAMSDARLGIVKIYGADDDPRPIQLWIWWVATGICVAAVVVRRRWPVPALAAATVAAITHMALIAGPVPADLAAPLVLYTIATRFRRRTSLALLGLTLLAAVGWSVLVGLDGMSDGWTYLNPRDDGAPRPVELAKPSMPGDVPLGDVLPADPPFRPPLSGKVPDGKVMDAPVGPTGWGGIPILGPILVAGWAIGSSVQSRRAYLDELTARARDLERERDQRAALASASERSRITRELHDVVAHGLSVIVMQAQGGAAAFEKRPADTLAALGTIVETGRASLADMRQVLAAVGPVDGSPHPVPGLDWLPHLIDQVRQAGTQVQLHIDGAPGTLPTTVDLSAYRIIQEALTNTMKHAGPRACAQVSLTYGKYEFGVEISDNGAVAPAPDGVGNGLRGMRERAELLGGELFAGPGRHGGFVVRARLPFARRLVT; translated from the coding sequence ATGTACGAACGCGCAGCGGCCCTCTGGGCCTGGGCACGCAGGCCGGGGATCCAGGACGCCGGCCTGGCTGCCGTGCTCTTCGTCAGTTCAGTCGCGATGAGCGATGCCCGTCTGGGAATCGTCAAGATCTACGGCGCGGACGACGACCCTCGGCCGATCCAGCTCTGGATCTGGTGGGTGGCGACCGGGATCTGCGTGGCCGCCGTGGTTGTCCGCCGCCGGTGGCCGGTTCCAGCGCTGGCCGCCGCCACGGTCGCCGCGATAACCCACATGGCCCTGATCGCCGGACCGGTGCCCGCCGACCTGGCCGCCCCACTCGTCCTCTACACCATCGCCACCCGATTCCGCCGCAGAACGTCACTCGCGCTCCTGGGCTTGACGCTGCTCGCGGCGGTGGGCTGGTCCGTCCTCGTCGGACTCGACGGTATGAGCGACGGCTGGACCTACCTGAATCCCCGCGATGACGGCGCGCCGAGGCCCGTCGAGCTGGCCAAGCCGAGCATGCCTGGGGACGTTCCCCTGGGTGACGTACTCCCCGCGGATCCTCCATTTCGCCCACCGCTCTCCGGGAAAGTGCCGGATGGGAAGGTGATGGATGCGCCGGTAGGACCTACCGGCTGGGGAGGCATTCCCATCCTCGGCCCGATTCTCGTGGCCGGCTGGGCCATCGGGTCGAGCGTCCAGAGCCGCCGGGCGTACCTCGACGAGCTCACCGCGAGGGCGCGCGACCTCGAACGCGAACGGGACCAACGGGCCGCCCTCGCCTCGGCCTCCGAGCGCAGCCGGATCACCCGCGAGCTGCACGACGTGGTGGCACACGGCCTCTCCGTGATCGTCATGCAGGCACAGGGCGGTGCAGCGGCATTCGAGAAGCGGCCCGCGGACACCCTCGCCGCGCTGGGCACCATCGTCGAAACCGGGCGGGCCTCGCTTGCGGACATGCGCCAGGTGCTGGCCGCCGTCGGGCCGGTGGACGGCTCTCCCCATCCCGTACCAGGGCTCGACTGGCTGCCCCACCTCATCGACCAGGTACGCCAGGCCGGAACCCAGGTGCAGCTGCACATCGACGGAGCACCGGGAACTCTTCCCACGACCGTCGACCTGTCGGCGTACCGGATCATCCAGGAGGCGCTGACCAATACCATGAAGCACGCCGGCCCGCGCGCCTGCGCCCAGGTGAGTCTCACGTACGGAAAGTACGAATTCGGAGTGGAGATCAGCGACAACGGTGCCGTGGCGCCTGCCCCCGATGGCGTCGGCAACGGGCTTCGCGGCATGCGCGAGCGGGCGGAACTGCTGGGTGGAGAGCTGTTCGCCGGTCCAGGGCGGCACGGTGGTTTCGTCGTACGAGCCCGACTCCCCTTCGCGAGAAGGCTGGTCACATGA